CGAGCGGGCCTACCGCCTCTCCTAAGCCGGCGGCAGGTTCTGCCTCGCAGCCGACGGCCAAGCCTGCCCCCGCGCAGAAGGCTAATGCGCAGAAGGCAAACGCGCAGGAGGCAAAGAAGCCTGCGCAGTCGGAGTCGGAGGACAAGGCGGGTGCTCAGGACGCCGAGAAGAAGTCTTATCAGCCGTCCGCGGATGATACTGCGGTGATCCAGCGCATCGGCAAGTCGCAGTCCTCTCAGTCCTCGCAGGACAAGCGCAAGGATGCCGCTGACGGCGCCGAATCCGGAGCCAAGGAGAAGGCAGGCGCAGCTAGCGCTGCCGCTGCTGCGACCGCAGCGGGAGCCAAGGATGCCAAGGACGCGGGAACCAAGGGCAAGGCTGGCGCGCCTGCGCAAAAACCTGCCGCGGCCGCAAAGAAGTCCGACGATACCGGCGAGCTGCCCCAGGTGCGGGACGAGGAAATCACCGAAGAGCACGAGAAGCTTAACCCCATGTCCATCCTCATCATGGTGGTTGTGGGCATCGTCTTGGCGATCATCATCTTCAAGGGCTTTGAAGTGCTGTGGGATAACTTCCCGCGCACCGTCGTGGCCATCCTGGCGCTCTGCGTCACCGCAATCATGGCTGGTGTCACGCATGCGCTGCGCACCGCCCGCGATGGCTTCTCCATGTTCCTTGCAGGCATTACCGGCCTGATATTGACCTTTGGGCCACTGCTTTTGGTCATGCTCTAAACCGGCCATCCGCTGAGAACCACCCGGCTGCTTCCCTCGTGGAGGTAGCCGGGTGTCGTTATTTTTGGCATGGTGGAGACTATGACAAAGATTGCAATTTTAGGTGGAGGACAAATCGGTGAGGCTTTGACCTCGGGTCTTGTGGAATCGGGCTTTAATGCCTCCGATATCACGGTGACTAACCGCACGGCCTCCCGCGGTGAAGAACTCAAGAGCAACTATGGCGTTAATGTCACGACGGATAACGCCGAGGCGGTGGACGGCGCGGACTATATCTTCGCGTCCGTCAAGCCTTACGCCATCTTGGACCTGCTGGGCGAGATTAACCCGGCCAAGGACGCCGTGGTGGTCTCTATGGCTGCTGGGCTGACGCTGGAGGCCCTGCAGGCCGCTGCGGGCGAGGGCGTGCCGGTTGTGCGCGTTATGCCCAATACGCCGATGCTGGTACGCCGCGGGATGTGCACCTGCGCCGCCGGCGAGCACGTCACTGAGGCCCAGATGCAGGGCGTGACGGAGCTGCTCGAGGCCGTTGGTGAGGTTGCGGTCATTCCGGAGAAGAATATCGACGCCGCGACCGCCCTGGCGGGTTCCTCGCCGGCGTACTTTTTCCTCGTGGCAGAGGCGCTTGTCGATGCCGGCGTGCAGCTCGGCCTCCCCCGCGATATCGCCGAAAAGCTCGCCGCCCAGGCGGCTGCCGGCGCGGGCGATATGCTGGCCAACTCGGGCCGCTCGGCAACGCAGCTGCGCGCAGGCGTGACCTCGCCAGGCGGCACCACCGCCGCGGCCGTGCGCGAGCTGGAAGAGTCCGGCCTGCGCGGTGCGTTCTACCGCGCCGCCGAGGCATGCTCCGATAAGGCTAAGGAGCTGGGGTAGAAGCCCACCTAATGCGACCAGTTCCCCGTGGTGGGGGTGTAGTTACCTCACACCACTCGGGGGCCGTACGGGAGCCATGAGGCGGTTGTTACGCAGCGCTTTTGCCGGTGAACTGAACAACTGCTGTGAAAAAATTTGGCACTTGGGTCGCATTAGTCACATGTTTCACGATAGGCTGGGACAAGCACGTGCGTGAAGTCCTGTGGGAGGGGAAGCCTACAGCGCGTAACGAGCTGAAGGGTTAGATAATTATGGCAAATGAAGAAAAAGGAACCTTTCTGACCATCGCGGAGGTCGCTGAAATCATGCGCGTCTCCAAGATGACTGTCTACCGTTTGGTTCACGCAGGCGAAATGCCGGCAGTCCGCGTCGGACGCTCTTTCCGCGTTCACGAGTCCGCCGTCAACGAGTACCTCGAGGCATCCGTTTACGGAGCGTAGGTTCTCGCGCCTTTCAGGCAGCGCCCACTTCTGTTGGCCACTCTTGGTCAGCGGTGGTGGGCGCTGTCTCGTTTTCCAGCGCGACGTCTTGCCGCGGGTTTCCATCGGGGCCACTTTTGGAGACGCGCTGGGGACTAGGTAAGATGGAACGCATTCGTGTCGGCACGCCGTGATGGCCCGCATATGTGCGGCCAAGGTGGCAAAGAGTGCACCTTTGCCGTTTCAGGCGCCGGCAGGTTCACAGTACGTACTAAAAGAAAGTGAGGACGCCTGTTATGGGTTCTGTCATCAAGAAGCGCCGCAAGCGCATGTCCAAGAAGAAGCACCGCAAGATGCTGCGCCGCACCCGCGTGCAGCGTCGTAAGTTGGGTAAGTAAACCCAACAGCCTAGGAATCCTCCGCACCGTGCCTTAGCGCGGTGGCGGAGGATTTCTGGTTTTCGGGCCGAGCGTGGATTCTCGGTCGTTCTTCCGCTGCACATCTCCACATACGTTTGCTTGTTTTGAGCTGTAGAATCAATTCAACCCACAAAAGTTGGGCCATGCGATGCTTCATGTGCTTAGCATCTGATTCAAGGGAGGTTCCCGAGTGGGGTCTTTAGCTGTCTTTGGTACGTATCTTTTAGCCATCGTTTTGATCGGCGATGCCGTGCTTTCTGTGAAGCCGCCCAAGTTCATTAGTCGCTGCCTTAGAGGGGTCAATTTTCCTCAAGACTGGTGGTGGGCGCTTATCGGAATTAAGGCGCTGGCCGCGCTTGGATTGATCGTCGGAGCCGTTTTGAATAACCCGTCGATTACAGCCACTGTCTCAGTCGGCGTACTTGGTTACTTTATTTTCGCCATCATCGCTCATATCAAGGCGAACTTCGTAGGTAAGGAGTTCTGGGTAAATTGTCTCGGGATGACGGCTCTTAGTGCGGTTGTTCTGGTGTTCAACGTCGCGGCGACGGGGTAGCAATAGCCACACCGAGGGGCTTGAGAAAGCAATGTGCTGAGTGCCGTTGAGAGACGGCAGTGTTGGCTGTATTTCTACTTCCGGAAATAGCGCCAGCTGCCATAGGAAAAGGCGGCCGTGACAAGCGCTGGAAGGCCGTAGGTGCGGATGGCGCGGCGGATGGAGCGGTAATCGCGGACGATCCAACCGCGCTCTTCTGCGATGTTACGCAGCTTGCGGTCCGGGTTGATGGCCACGGGGGTGCCCACCATGGTGAGCATCGGCATATCGTTCGCGGAATCGGAGTAGGCGGTGCACCGGTCCAGATCGAGCCCCTCGATGGTAGCGAGGGCGGCCACGGCGTGCTTCTTGCCCGGACCGTGGAGGATATCGCCCACCAGGCGGCCGGTGAACTTGCCGTCTTCTACCTCCGCGACGGTGCCGAGGGCGCCGGTAAAGCCAAAGCGACGCGCCAAGACCTGGGCGAGCTGGACTGGGGTAGCGGTAACCAGCCACACCTGTTGGCCGGCGGCCAGGTGCATCTCAGCGAGCTGTGTGGTGCCGGGGTATGCGCGGCGGGCCAGGGAGGCTTCGACGATTTCCTCGCAGAGATCGATGAGCTCATCTACGCTGCGGCCCTTGACAAACTCCAAGGCCTGCGCGCGACCGGCGGCAACGTCTTTTGCGTTCTCCGCGCCGGAGAGGCGGAATTTAAGTTGCTTCCAGGCAACCGGGAGTATCTCAGAGATGCGGATATAGCGCCGGCGGGCGAGCCCAAAGCCGAATTCCACCAAGGAGGAACCCTGAACGAGGGTATTGTCCACGTCGAAAAAGGCGGCGGCACCCACATCGACGGGGACGTCCGGATCTTGGTCCGTGATGCGCGGGGAGCCTGCGGCGTCGTAAGAGCCGGAGACGGAGGCGATGCCGGAGGCAAAGTCCTCGAGCTCGAGCCCGAATTCCTCTAAAGCGGCGGCAGCGGCCGCCTCACCTGCGGCGCGTTGTTCTTCCTCGCCCAAGGGGGCCAGCGCCTGGTTTTCTAAGAAGTTGCGCAGATTGCCGCGCGAGGCCGTCCAATTGGCCAAAAAGTCGCGGGGAGATTCGGGGAATCCGGGGGGAGGTATAGCGGACACGAGTGGAATAAACAGCTTTCGCAAACGCGGGGTGGACTAATATGTCCATAGTAAACGTTTCCACCGTCGGCGTCCTTATGAGGAGAATCCCGCCCCTATGTCCCAGCATCTAGTCGAGCTCATGGTGCGCCCCACCTGCGGTTCCTGCAAACGGGTAAAAGAGCAGATTACCCCCGTTATCCAGGCGGCCGGCGCCCAGCTGGAAGTGCGCAACGTGGAAGACAGCCGCGAGCTCGAGATGGAATTCGGTGACCGCGTTCCCGTTGTAGTGATAGACGGGGAAGAGTTCGCCTGCTGGGAAGTCGATAACGAAGAGCTAGCTGCCGAGCTGCGCTGACGATTCGGGTTCCACGCCCATGCGGGGTAGTCTTTGGAACCATTGCGGTCAATCAAAAGGTTGAGGAGTGTGGAGCATGAGCGTGCTTGTTGTGGGAATGTCCCACCAATCGGCACCCGTGGCGTTGCTGGAAAAGTTGAGCATGGACGATGTGGTGCAGCATTCCGCCTGCGGGCAGTTGGTTGATGCCGAGTCCCTGACTGAGGCGATGATCATTTCCACGTGCAACCGCCTCGAGGTCTACACGGTGACCAATGCCTTCCACACCGGCGTGCAGGACGTCATCCGGGTGCTTAAGGAAGTCTCCCAGGTCGATGAGGAAGAGCTGCGCAATTACCTCTACGTGCGCTATGCCGATGCCGCCGCGGAACACCTCATGTCCGTTACCTCCGGCCTGGATTCGATGGTGGTGGGCGAGCAGCAGATCATCGGCCAGGTACGTTCTGCCTACCAGTCCGCCTCCGAGCAGGGCACGGTTGGCCCGCGCATCCACGCCTTGGCGCAGTCCGCGCTGCGGGCCGGCAAGCGCGTGCACTCGGAAACGGAGATCGACAAGGCCGGCGTCTCGATGGTGACCTTCGCCTTTGACCAGGCACTGCAGCGCCTCGATGCGGAGGATCTGCAGGGCAAGTCCGCGCTCGTGCTGGGTGCTGGGGCAATGGCCTCGCTTGCGGCCACCCACGCGGGCCGGCTGGGCATTGGCGAGCTGGTGATTGCCAACCGCACCCGCGAGCGCGCCGAGCGCCTTGCCAGCCACGCTGAGGAGGCCGGGGTGCGCACCCGCGTGGTGGACTTTCAGGACCGCGCCGCCGCGCTTGCCGATGTCGACCTCGCCATCTCCGCCACCGGCGCCGAAGGCTTTACCATCACTGCCGGCGATATCCCGCCCGCGCACCCGCTGATGCTCATTGACCTCTCCCTCCCG
The window above is part of the Corynebacterium accolens genome. Proteins encoded here:
- the proC gene encoding pyrroline-5-carboxylate reductase, with translation MTKIAILGGGQIGEALTSGLVESGFNASDITVTNRTASRGEELKSNYGVNVTTDNAEAVDGADYIFASVKPYAILDLLGEINPAKDAVVVSMAAGLTLEALQAAAGEGVPVVRVMPNTPMLVRRGMCTCAAGEHVTEAQMQGVTELLEAVGEVAVIPEKNIDAATALAGSSPAYFFLVAEALVDAGVQLGLPRDIAEKLAAQAAAGAGDMLANSGRSATQLRAGVTSPGGTTAAAVRELEESGLRGAFYRAAEACSDKAKELG
- a CDS encoding helix-turn-helix domain-containing protein — encoded protein: MANEEKGTFLTIAEVAEIMRVSKMTVYRLVHAGEMPAVRVGRSFRVHESAVNEYLEASVYGA
- a CDS encoding 30S ribosomal protein bS22; its protein translation is MGSVIKKRRKRMSKKKHRKMLRRTRVQRRKLGK
- a CDS encoding DoxX family protein, with product MGSLAVFGTYLLAIVLIGDAVLSVKPPKFISRCLRGVNFPQDWWWALIGIKALAALGLIVGAVLNNPSITATVSVGVLGYFIFAIIAHIKANFVGKEFWVNCLGMTALSAVVLVFNVAATG
- a CDS encoding HAD family hydrolase; this encodes MSAIPPPGFPESPRDFLANWTASRGNLRNFLENQALAPLGEEEQRAAGEAAAAAALEEFGLELEDFASGIASVSGSYDAAGSPRITDQDPDVPVDVGAAAFFDVDNTLVQGSSLVEFGFGLARRRYIRISEILPVAWKQLKFRLSGAENAKDVAAGRAQALEFVKGRSVDELIDLCEEIVEASLARRAYPGTTQLAEMHLAAGQQVWLVTATPVQLAQVLARRFGFTGALGTVAEVEDGKFTGRLVGDILHGPGKKHAVAALATIEGLDLDRCTAYSDSANDMPMLTMVGTPVAINPDRKLRNIAEERGWIVRDYRSIRRAIRTYGLPALVTAAFSYGSWRYFRK
- a CDS encoding glutaredoxin family protein, which translates into the protein MSQHLVELMVRPTCGSCKRVKEQITPVIQAAGAQLEVRNVEDSRELEMEFGDRVPVVVIDGEEFACWEVDNEELAAELR
- a CDS encoding glutamyl-tRNA reductase, with protein sequence MSVLVVGMSHQSAPVALLEKLSMDDVVQHSACGQLVDAESLTEAMIISTCNRLEVYTVTNAFHTGVQDVIRVLKEVSQVDEEELRNYLYVRYADAAAEHLMSVTSGLDSMVVGEQQIIGQVRSAYQSASEQGTVGPRIHALAQSALRAGKRVHSETEIDKAGVSMVTFAFDQALQRLDAEDLQGKSALVLGAGAMASLAATHAGRLGIGELVIANRTRERAERLASHAEEAGVRTRVVDFQDRAAALADVDLAISATGAEGFTITAGDIPPAHPLMLIDLSLPRDIDDEATKIDDVDLVNIERLSKSLSAAATDVAAGTSPHEQARTIVDEELAAYTSAQRVRDVAPAVSALHRRAADLVECEAARLQQKHPELEGKQLADVQGALKRVADKLLHEPTVRAKKLAASDSSFNSENALQELFGLQLEGSGVAVAVNELPTLNKEA